A window of Methanofollis sp. contains these coding sequences:
- a CDS encoding DUF3344 domain-containing protein — protein sequence MAPMERAACLLLLLLLLPVCAAADQYVGGIPLTTVEDGVVSGGVYVRSFVGKANERDVSETFTLPEYTTVKWARLYTSVYCGHMQNNYEHRATVQFDGGSGMRTLGVEDLRVPYSFPIDEGTGPVAVNDHCNRVTSDYLMWYDVTDAIRKGTVTAHVKTEQPEGFKGTFDGRIKIVTLVVAYDDGDGDEVYYWVNQGHDVHSYYVEEYLGETYEGETTFDTAVLPEDDEREYAADLSIVHMASQVGEFSFNDEDLDADPSQGAYSGYQTWDVTAEISPEKSSELTYTRDLSVSGSGGGYLGAFFKIPLAVLTVKYPEKDVGGLAVTSSPAGATIVLDDEQTSRVTNATINGIAAGDHMVRVELDRYRIPDDRSVEVKKGANTTVHFDLQPITGSIEVTSEPSGAWVYLDGGGYNNQNMSVQTPATLDGLIIGEYTVEARLNGQCSYKTVPVLEDETAVVDLVFGSSGGDSDGSIPDYGYTGMPLKTYQTGTLHGNVSYYEFSSYTGLIHAGESREFSIDIPSNDTVGLARLYIYTTWGHDETLKKGTEQRITLKVDGIVFPADRVYGDRKNEGVYDYLLETFAYNVTCMKGGVAGTHTVTVTNDGRKDDVFATYGVGVLVVTEDPALPEITYWIDEGSDTLYANPDFGTTNDDCITTAPFNGTVVLSGIGTARLILISTAASGEDNDEHRITFNDGEWFNLLTGGSSAISVAELDVRPYLVTSGNLAGIQSYITTTKGDYMENRGAVLVVRKGGAVAGNETTVSETETATVKRPSAGSNTRVALNESGGRLGATRLLSDDGTFEVFIPEGTVITDDAGKRVTVLTLKSSWVGDNWSCTIGDADLQTDISLLLVVHTGRLNLSGTFGLLGPDGHTVETTSEESDLSARITRGGVYTLVPGGKEQPEKTFADQVSDFFGGVVTAILGIFGVHAEEKVVSVERNETVPTVVETIAPAATETPVDISSMTFAVSLLSNPPGALVDLDGEYLGKTTPVTITAAGGDHVVRMRLEGADPVEKTIHLAHDDELALDFETIGGQQFDLDSLRAWDANRYGGVYVDSFPEGAEIYVDGKKTGRKTPWLAYGLKEGLHTIKVKLGKVEFASEKESVWVHKNAVSSVTFTTGPEGIACSISVDSNGLSGCPFSVKGRYLGYKLPKKVEVGGGINRYVTVCVNGSYISEKVSDFMASNGTLTIRKDVPTPCSVMVASKPVGADIFVDGFATGVATPYCIENLSPGRHLISVSKPGYAPAERTVMLVGAATSGPSANVDLRMVPYAYGSLTVDSTSPGAKIYLFGKDTGEKTPFSFYYIPIGSYDVKVVSKDGSKTVEDVVVEPYTNTECRVDLSKQ from the coding sequence ATGGCCCCTATGGAAAGAGCGGCGTGTCTTCTCCTCCTCCTGCTCCTGTTGCCCGTCTGTGCGGCCGCAGACCAGTACGTGGGCGGGATCCCGCTCACGACCGTCGAAGACGGCGTCGTGTCCGGGGGGGTCTATGTACGCTCCTTCGTCGGCAAGGCGAACGAGCGTGACGTCTCGGAGACGTTCACCCTCCCGGAGTACACGACGGTCAAATGGGCCCGCCTCTATACCTCCGTCTACTGCGGCCATATGCAGAACAACTACGAACACCGGGCGACCGTCCAGTTCGACGGCGGCAGCGGCATGCGGACGCTGGGCGTCGAAGACCTGCGGGTGCCGTACTCCTTCCCGATCGATGAGGGAACAGGGCCGGTCGCGGTGAACGATCACTGCAACCGTGTGACGAGCGACTACCTGATGTGGTACGACGTCACCGACGCCATCAGGAAAGGAACGGTGACGGCCCATGTGAAGACCGAACAGCCCGAAGGGTTCAAGGGTACTTTCGACGGCAGGATCAAGATCGTCACCCTGGTCGTCGCCTACGATGATGGTGACGGTGACGAAGTGTATTACTGGGTGAACCAGGGCCACGATGTCCATTCGTACTATGTCGAGGAGTACCTCGGCGAGACGTACGAGGGCGAGACGACTTTTGACACCGCTGTTCTCCCCGAAGACGACGAACGGGAGTATGCGGCGGATCTTTCGATCGTCCACATGGCGAGTCAGGTCGGAGAGTTTTCTTTCAATGACGAGGATCTCGATGCAGATCCATCCCAGGGGGCCTATTCCGGATACCAGACCTGGGACGTCACCGCCGAGATCTCGCCGGAGAAGAGCAGCGAACTCACCTACACCCGCGACCTGAGCGTCTCCGGGAGCGGTGGGGGATATCTGGGTGCGTTCTTCAAGATCCCGCTGGCCGTTCTCACGGTGAAGTATCCTGAGAAGGATGTCGGGGGCCTCGCGGTGACCTCGTCCCCTGCCGGTGCGACGATCGTCCTTGACGACGAACAGACCTCGCGGGTCACGAATGCGACGATCAACGGCATCGCCGCGGGAGACCACATGGTCAGGGTCGAACTGGACCGGTACCGCATCCCCGACGACCGCTCCGTCGAGGTGAAGAAGGGTGCGAATACTACGGTCCACTTTGATCTCCAGCCGATCACCGGGAGCATCGAGGTGACGTCCGAGCCGTCGGGGGCGTGGGTGTACCTCGACGGCGGGGGATATAATAATCAGAATATGTCGGTTCAGACGCCGGCGACCCTGGACGGTCTCATCATCGGGGAATATACGGTAGAGGCACGTCTGAACGGTCAATGTTCATATAAGACCGTGCCTGTCCTGGAGGACGAGACAGCTGTCGTGGACCTGGTGTTCGGGTCGTCCGGGGGCGATTCGGATGGCTCCATACCCGACTACGGCTATACCGGGATGCCGCTGAAGACGTACCAGACCGGGACGCTCCATGGGAATGTCTCGTATTATGAGTTCAGCAGTTATACCGGCCTTATCCATGCCGGAGAGAGCAGGGAGTTTTCCATCGATATTCCCTCGAATGATACGGTCGGGCTGGCCAGACTGTACATCTATACGACGTGGGGGCATGACGAGACGCTCAAGAAAGGAACGGAGCAGAGGATCACCCTGAAGGTCGACGGTATTGTTTTCCCGGCAGACAGGGTGTACGGCGACAGGAAAAACGAGGGGGTCTATGATTATCTCCTGGAAACCTTCGCCTATAATGTGACCTGCATGAAGGGCGGCGTGGCGGGTACGCATACGGTGACGGTCACGAACGACGGGCGGAAGGACGACGTCTTCGCGACCTACGGTGTCGGCGTCCTTGTCGTCACCGAGGATCCGGCCCTCCCCGAGATTACCTACTGGATCGATGAAGGTTCCGATACCCTCTATGCGAACCCCGACTTCGGGACGACGAACGACGACTGCATCACGACGGCACCGTTCAACGGCACGGTCGTTCTCTCCGGGATCGGGACTGCCCGGCTGATTCTCATATCGACGGCAGCGTCGGGAGAGGATAACGACGAGCACAGGATCACATTCAACGACGGCGAGTGGTTCAATCTCCTCACCGGCGGTTCGTCGGCGATCAGCGTCGCAGAACTGGATGTCAGGCCCTATCTTGTGACGTCGGGAAACCTGGCCGGGATCCAGAGTTACATCACCACGACGAAGGGCGACTATATGGAGAACAGGGGTGCCGTCCTGGTCGTCAGAAAGGGAGGTGCCGTGGCCGGCAACGAGACCACGGTGAGCGAGACCGAGACGGCCACAGTGAAGAGGCCGTCCGCCGGGAGCAACACGCGGGTCGCGCTCAACGAGTCGGGAGGACGTCTGGGTGCGACGCGTCTCCTCTCCGATGACGGCACTTTCGAAGTTTTTATTCCCGAGGGAACGGTGATCACCGATGATGCGGGGAAACGCGTCACGGTGCTGACGCTGAAATCGTCGTGGGTCGGCGATAACTGGTCCTGTACGATCGGGGATGCGGATCTGCAGACTGACATTTCCCTTCTGCTGGTCGTCCATACGGGCCGCCTCAACCTCTCCGGCACCTTCGGTCTCCTCGGGCCTGATGGGCACACCGTCGAGACGACGTCCGAGGAGAGCGATCTTTCTGCCAGGATTACGCGGGGCGGCGTCTATACCCTGGTGCCCGGCGGCAAGGAACAGCCTGAAAAGACTTTCGCGGATCAGGTGTCCGATTTCTTCGGGGGCGTCGTCACGGCTATTCTTGGCATCTTCGGCGTCCATGCCGAAGAGAAGGTCGTGTCGGTGGAGAGGAACGAAACTGTGCCGACGGTAGTCGAGACGATTGCCCCTGCCGCGACCGAAACGCCGGTCGATATATCCTCGATGACGTTTGCGGTCTCGCTTCTTTCGAACCCGCCGGGGGCCCTGGTCGATCTCGACGGGGAGTATCTCGGGAAGACGACGCCGGTGACGATCACGGCCGCCGGGGGAGATCATGTGGTGAGGATGAGGCTGGAAGGTGCCGATCCCGTGGAAAAGACGATCCATCTTGCACATGACGACGAACTTGCCCTCGATTTCGAGACGATTGGGGGCCAGCAGTTCGATCTCGATTCGTTACGTGCGTGGGACGCGAACCGGTACGGCGGGGTGTATGTTGACTCCTTCCCTGAGGGGGCCGAGATCTATGTGGACGGCAAGAAGACGGGAAGAAAGACGCCGTGGCTGGCGTACGGGTTGAAGGAGGGCCTGCACACGATTAAAGTGAAACTGGGCAAGGTGGAGTTTGCATCTGAAAAAGAAAGTGTATGGGTGCATAAAAATGCCGTCTCCTCGGTGACGTTCACCACCGGTCCGGAGGGGATCGCGTGTTCGATCTCCGTGGATTCGAATGGTCTCTCAGGATGCCCGTTCTCGGTGAAAGGCAGATATCTCGGGTATAAACTCCCGAAGAAGGTCGAGGTCGGCGGCGGGATCAACAGGTATGTCACGGTGTGCGTGAACGGGAGTTATATCTCGGAAAAAGTCTCGGATTTCATGGCATCAAACGGGACCCTGACGATCAGGAAGGATGTGCCGACGCCGTGTTCGGTCATGGTCGCCTCGAAACCTGTGGGAGCCGATATTTTTGTCGACGGGTTTGCGACGGGTGTTGCCACGCCCTATTGCATCGAAAATCTTTCCCCGGGGCGGCACCTGATCTCGGTCTCGAAACCAGGATATGCCCCGGCAGAGCGGACTGTCATGCTGGTGGGTGCGGCAACGTCTGGGCCGAGTGCGAACGTCGACCTGAGGATGGTCCCCTATGCGTACGGGTCGTTGACAGTTGACAGCACGTCGCCAGGTGCGAAGATCTACCTGTTTGGCAAGGATACCGGGGAGAAGACGCCGTTTTCGTTCTATTACATCCCGATCGGGTCGTACGACGTGAAGGTGGTGAGCAAGGACGGGTCGAAGACGGTTGAGGACGTGGTGGTGGAGCCGTATACGAATACCGAATGCCGTGTGGACCTTTCAAAACAGTGA
- a CDS encoding ABC transporter permease: MKMEKFLEYLKISARQVSRKRMRVLLTALGIAIGVAAVVGTVSLGEGIRYQAVEAIKDQTDLTLIEATADMRGGTLQLITPAKIDEISSLSHIGASSAIVRGAYATKRQTYLGVVGVDPGGIGGVIQPKYLKGVPFEAGTRQAVLGHDLAESLQRYEGIRLGDTIPILVREYDESGMPVDTEVDFTLVGVLQERDDQFDQVMLIDRGVAQELRGDAASFDGVLVRVDSPDTVFSVVDGIKGLGLTATGAFEQIESVNKLMDVVVLLLAFFAGVALIVGALMIMNTMITSVFERTREIGITMAVGASSGDVVRLILYECLFIGLIGGVLGDLLGIAFAGAINLVGKPFIIAQLGDTFATFADTDITMVTPGILLLGIVIAIALSQISGFYPALKAAKLDPVAAIRTGV, encoded by the coding sequence ATGAAAATGGAGAAATTTCTTGAGTACCTGAAGATTTCGGCACGGCAGGTGTCGCGGAAACGGATGCGCGTGCTGCTGACCGCCCTCGGCATCGCGATCGGTGTCGCGGCAGTGGTGGGGACAGTCTCCCTCGGGGAAGGGATCCGCTACCAGGCGGTGGAGGCGATCAAGGACCAGACAGACCTGACCCTCATCGAGGCGACGGCCGATATGCGGGGGGGGACGCTCCAGTTGATCACCCCGGCGAAGATCGACGAAATTTCGAGTCTATCGCATATAGGGGCGTCTTCGGCGATTGTCAGGGGCGCCTATGCGACAAAACGACAGACCTATCTCGGGGTCGTGGGCGTGGACCCGGGCGGTATCGGCGGGGTGATCCAGCCGAAGTACCTTAAAGGAGTACCTTTCGAGGCCGGGACGCGGCAGGCTGTCCTCGGTCACGACCTTGCCGAGTCCCTCCAGCGGTACGAAGGGATACGCCTGGGCGACACGATCCCGATCCTGGTCCGCGAGTACGACGAGAGCGGCATGCCCGTCGACACCGAGGTGGACTTCACCCTTGTCGGCGTCCTGCAGGAGCGGGACGACCAGTTCGACCAGGTGATGCTCATCGACCGCGGTGTCGCGCAGGAACTCCGCGGCGATGCGGCGTCGTTCGACGGCGTCCTTGTCAGGGTTGATAGTCCTGATACGGTCTTCTCCGTCGTGGACGGGATCAAGGGTCTCGGGCTCACCGCCACCGGAGCGTTCGAGCAGATCGAGTCGGTGAACAAACTTATGGACGTGGTCGTCCTGCTCCTTGCGTTCTTTGCGGGCGTGGCCCTGATCGTGGGGGCGCTGATGATCATGAACACGATGATCACGTCGGTCTTCGAACGGACCCGGGAGATCGGGATCACGATGGCCGTCGGTGCGTCGTCGGGCGACGTGGTCAGGCTCATCCTCTATGAGTGCCTGTTTATCGGCCTGATCGGCGGGGTGCTCGGGGACCTGCTCGGCATCGCTTTTGCGGGTGCGATCAATCTCGTCGGGAAACCGTTCATCATCGCGCAACTCGGCGACACCTTTGCCACGTTTGCCGATACCGATATCACCATGGTCACGCCCGGGATTCTCCTGCTCGGCATCGTCATCGCCATCGCCCTCTCCCAGATCTCGGGTTTCTATCCGGCGTTGAAGGCGGCAAAACTCGATCCCGTGGCGGCGATCAGGACGGGGGTGTAA